Sequence from the Mytilus galloprovincialis chromosome 10, xbMytGall1.hap1.1, whole genome shotgun sequence genome:
gttacaaaacaaaataaaaaatatatattgtgattGAAGACTGCCATGCCATTGCCTGTTATCAATCTGcagtaaaatattagaaaatttacAAGATTTGTGTTTTGATGTTAAATTTCTCTTGATAGTCGatttatttagaaaaaacaaatatttctaacataaattatttattttcactcaTAAAACTTTTTAGTGTGACTAATTATGTTAAATGGTTCtaagaaaatttgaaattgcAAAAACAATGGATTATCAGATGGCATTAAAGTACTTCTTACTTAGGGGAGGGATGTGACTTTAAACTACAGTCTTTAGTGAAAGCCATATTTTACCaatatttaatatgaataaatCAGATTGGATGTTAACGAGATTAAGTGACATTTTTGTCCAAGTCTATTTTTGTTGAGACACAATCAACCTCAAACATATCGAGATATTTTACTatgatgttttatatttttgtacatgttttataTGTGTATGTGAGTAGTCTCATTACAcaatacatgttttatatgtgTATGTGAGTAGTATCATTACACAATCTACAAACGACCAACATTATCATGGTCTAACATCATTACGATAATCATGACATTCTaaagatatataataaaacaacaaattattttattgGGTGTTTCTCTTTTTGCCCTGATTGCCAAAAGCGAGAGCCGGTGTATACAATTTGCAATTTTCTACACACATTTATAATTTGGTTGTCCTTGCTTCAATCTGaaatatgaaacatttttatCTAGTATGAAGACTACCATATTCATACATTTTATGGACTTTtgataaagataaaagaaaacttctgaaaaaatttcaaaacactgGATGGATACATCACCATGGGTTGAACAAACAAAAGGTATGATAATTATCATTACAGAAAAAGCAATGAGACTACAAAATGGTGTCATAGACAACAAGAACATGAAGAACAAACAGAATCGTAATAAACCATACTAGAGAACGCTTGCAAGTTCCAAAAGCAAGCTCAAAGTGCTTCACCATCTAATATGATATCCTGCTCTTACACTCATGAGGATGGCAGACTAGTTTTCAGACAGCAATATCATGAAACCAACAGGATTTGTTGAGCTATTCCTATTTAGCttgataatagaaaaaaataaggaggtgtggtatgattgccaatgagacaacaatccaccaaagttttaaaaaaagtggATGTAAGGAACTATAGGCAACTGTACTGTTTCAACAAAGAGAAAAACATATACCCtatagttggctataaaaggccaGGACAAGAtaattatgaaacaattcaattgagatgactaacagccttatttaaattaaatatgacaatctgaaccaacaacaaccactacctacaggcttctgacttgggacaggcagatAAAACATGTTCATTCTGTAATGAGTGGAAAATTTGTGAAGCAATTCAACATAGTAAATAATTTCAAAGTATCAACAAACACCAAGTAGGTACTACCATACTAgacttggttttcctgtttgcatGGTTTCAAagtagtcatttttggggccctttatagcttgctgtttggtgtgagccaaggctctgtgttgaagaccgtacttttacctataacggtttacttgtACCAATTGggacttgtatggagagttgtcgcattgagACTCGtagcacatcttcttatatctaattgaCAGATCTTAAAAGTGTTCACATTTAAAATTATTCTGTTAAGTTGTATGAGAAAAGTGGGACCAAAAAGTGTTGTTCTCACctgcatcttcaacaatagacatttttctgtaaaaatcataaaaggggaataactctttttagagtaaAGGGACAATTTCAGTCTtattgacatatttgtagatcttatcctgctgataattttgcttttaaaggtttctttttatctattataGAAAAAAGtcgaatcacaaaaatactgaactctgaggaatattcaaaacagaaatggacaactgtcatattcctgacttgacacaggcattttcaaatgtagaaagcctggttttatagcgcaaaaacctctcacttgtatgacagtcgaatcaaattccgttatatttacaaggatgcctgaacaaaacagacataataggtaaaataatcACAATATAGGTAcaacagtcatcactgtgtcacaatctcaaaacaaacaaaaatcattaaGGGGCAATCACTCTTAGGCCAGGTGAAGGAAAACAacatgacaaaaaatttaaaaaatacaaagcCTCAAACAAAACTTGTTTAAACCCACtacatttttgtgcctgtcccaagacgGGAGACTTTGTTtaatagtcttgtattatttataatttgagtttcatttatatgttttgtagtaTGACATCTATTATCACTTTACTAGTACAAATGTACACAATTGTGTTTAGGGGCCAGGTGAAGCATGACTCTGGGTGTTGGATTATCTCAAATGTTGAAGACCCTTTGTTGGctttcagctgttttctgctctttggtagggttgctgtctcttgacacattcccaaattgcattctcaattttaagtctTTAAAACACTTCATAGAAAATCATACAGAGTGATATGATCTCCACCATAAAATTATAATGTAAGCAAATCCTGCTTCTCATTTGACACCTGATGTGTTACTCATAGCAAATACTAAATCAGTGATACCTCATTTAgatgcaccaaatttttttttaaacttggttCTCCTCTTTAGATGTTGAGATTTCCAGATGAAGGAATGTATACAGTCTTAGCCAAACTGTTTTTctgattgaaaacaaaattttaccttttcttctATATTTGCAACTAACAAATCTAAAAAAATGTCTGACATTTTGATGGTCAGACATTTTGGGATACACTGTGTATATATATAGAAGAGTGCTATGAAGGCACCACATTTacaagtttaattttattttctaccaCTTGATCTAAACCTGACATATTTTGATCCAGAATATTTTTATTCACATAGTGCTTTGTtgattcattttatatatataagaacttGATTTTTTTGGACAGGGCATTAGAAAAATGAAACAgtaaatgtttattatatttgaaagcatttatatataaataacaattcTACCTAACTAGTCATAACAAACAAGTATCTTTTAGAATTAAAACATTGTCAATTATTGAGCATGTATTGTTTCTATAAATACACATTGGTGAGTACAGAGCTCTGGGGTTAGTTTCCTGTTAAATAACAGTTGATCAATACACACACATTTATATCATACTAGAACACAAACTGATTGAGTAACATCATATTATTTAaccaatgaataaaaataaaatcattgtttAAAAGAAAGGTACTAAGTATAAGGGAGACAACCAATCTATACATTTGACAGCaatgttaaaaatgtcaaaagcaaaattctatttcaaattttcatatcaaaacattATGGGGGAATAAATAACGTGTCATTATTTTCCCTACAACAGAAATCTTATATTGATATGTAACATTTAGCTAGTTTCGTCTTGACATTTCCATTTAAGATATCTTTTTTAGTCTATATATCAGCAAAACTATAGGTATTCCTCCTGTCTCTGACTAGAATAAATCTTATAATTTATAGTACTATATTTTCCTGAAATCTTTGACCATGTTATTTCTTCACTACAGTCAATGGCACATGGATCTTTGAACACCAGTCTGGTGGCACTAAAATATCATtctataaacatttttattctgtATATGACAGAATTACAAACTAACACCCAACATCCAATACCTAGTCCTCCTGTAAAAAAATAGCAATATAATACATCAGAGAAGTTGTTAATGTACATATTATAtgcttttatttcatttactagCTTGAAATGCCAGACAGTATTTATACCTTAAACTGTTTTAAGAATATCAAGTTTCATAAATCATTCTTTTAATTACGTGATACCATCATGAGCATCTTTGTTCTTTggtcattggcaatcttaccacatctccttattttaatatcTTTACTCCTTAAGAATGAGTGAGAGAGAGATAATGTCTTTTTTTAGACCAATCAAATTGTCACAGAATATTTCCAATCAATTAATTCACTAGACATGGAAATATCTACAATTGCCTCTAAAAGAAATTCAGGGGGCAACATTTTTATGACAATTCCTCAGTCCACTAGTCTGACAGCCAAGGTTGGAAGATTGCTTAAAATTTCCAGCTTGtgaaatttttttctaaaagccaaccaaatctaaataaaaaatttgtaaaattgagCTTTGGCTTGTGGCTTCAAAAATTTATTGTGAAGACTGATTccttttgattaaaaaatatgccTATGATATGAATATATATACCTGTTGGATATTTACTATTTCTATCCGTGTTATTTCTTGTGCATGTAGGAAATGCTACTATTTTTGCCAGTTTAATTTCGTGTGTATGAATTTACCTGAAACACCTGTGGGAAATGCTACTATTTTCTGTAATGGATAAAACCATTCCGGTTGGAACTGTAATAATGGTTCTTGTCTGTAGGATATCATTAATGAAATCATTACTAATGCCTGTAACAAAATAATGGTGTTattaaaggtaaaaataaaaagaatttatgTTGCTTATTCACCAGCTTCAATCTGGATATTCAAGACAATTTCTCTATTcaaacttttctttattttttgtttgttttagctGCAGACATAACATACAATTTAACTCTTCgttataattcattaaaaattatgataaaaagattCCTTAAATCGTTTGCTCAATTATAATCTATTCAAGTTATAGACTCAGATTCTCTCATTGTTTTAACAGCTATTCTATAATGATGAAATTCTGTACTTGTAGACTATCATAGGCACATCCATAAATACTTACATGTAAAACATAGATGCCAATTTGTACAGCAAAACCAACCATAGTACATTTGTTGTTTCTATCTGAGGCTGAAATTACACAAAATATAAATCAGTTGTTAATTTTACTGCTAAACCAACCATATAACCTATAATAtatatactttgacctataatgctttacttttaccaattgtgacttggatggagagttgcctcattggcattcaaatcataccacatatatcttatatttatatagcaCATTTGTTGTTTCTATCTACAGTTGAAATTACACAAAATACAATATATGTGTGCTGATTTATAACATACCATTCCCCattgataaatttagaaattataaacataataaagaaactaaggttccaactccctcaggcaaaacCAAGACCTCCATAATTATGGTCGGTAACAAAGCTTTCATAAAATGATTGATAAGTTGTAAAATAAATCTTAACATTGTGGTAATAAATTTGAAGCTTGAAGAGACTTAACATTTTTTGCTAAGCTGTAAAATGATAAATTACTTTGTTGTTTAACTTGAGTTAATAATTTATCAATTTTCCTCTGTATCTTTGCATGTCTGGCAAACTCATCCACCATCTGTACACCATCCTGTTCTGTCTTCAGATCTTTAATCTGTGATCTTATATTCAGTTCTGTATCACAAACAGGGTATATCTGCTTACTCAGCTGAaacataaaataacatttttttcatttctgtgtGAATCTCACCAAATGTCTGTTAATAAGGATAGAATGCACAACTGTGATCATTATTCTTCTGTCACGTGGGCCATTCCTACATCTCCTGATCTGTACTGCAGTTATTTTTTTGGTATGGTTTTCGGCCATAGCTGGTCACATCTGATCTgtactttatataaatatttccaTGGCTGAttaagaaaaatttacaaaaaaaaaaaaaaaactatgtttggATAGAACTTTGATCATTTATCCCTCTCAGCTAACAACTGCATTGTATTGAATTGATTGACATGGAAAATAGACAGACATTAGTTATCtacaactataggtgagttaaagcATACAATTGTTGATACCAGGCCTTAAAACCTTTCCAATTAAACAGGTTAGACTGTACTCTAGAGTAGTTTAAGATGTGTAAATATAGCCAGTCTTCattttttgtccatttgttatgataaaCCTACAAAAGGCATTTGTATATAAAGAAGAAGGAAAATTGCATGCAATATGGATTGATTCATACTTGTTTTGTAATTATCTGGGTAAAATTCGACAAAATATTGAAGAAAATCACCAAAATTAGAACTAGTATAAGCAAAAACATTTTTCAGAATATAATTCAACGTCAAGTATAAACTTGCTTTTGATACTTGATATGTGTTACTTTAAAGCGCTTTGAAGatgattaaatgttttgttacaGACTACTAAGACTTTGTCGAGATTGTTCGTTTTTAGAATCACTGAAGTCCAAACTAAAAGTTTAGAATACAACATACAGCCTGCTTCCTAAATACCGACTTCacttaaaacataaattttaaatgaaagtcgtaccaatatacatttttaatataaaatttctaaTTTAGCCATGCTTTAAGGAAAAAAATCTTGATTCGTCAAAGTATCCAAATTGCACCTCTTTGAGCAAAAATAGGAAAGAAAGTCTTACAAAGTTTTCTAAGGgactatatttgtattttttttattatttgacatTACCTGGGAATAGTATATCTAACCTAtaagttaatatatatgttcctgacaTTACTAATGatgcacacatttttaaaaataggtTAATAGATTTAAATGTTCACAAAATGTTCACAGTAAATATCACTGAACAGATGAAGTATTAACCGGAAAAGGTAAAATCTACAGTAACATCACCATAAGACAGTCATCTTCTAAAAATGAGCAAATGAAATATGTAGACATTACACACGGTAATGTGTTTGGattaacatttaaggaatgactatatattttttctgtctatgaagaaataactttaaaaatttggAGCACACTGAATACTACACGCGTAACGGATTTTTTAAcaatgtgcaccacattttttatgttatttcgaatagacaaaaaaaatattacagtcatttcttataattta
This genomic interval carries:
- the LOC143048710 gene encoding guided entry of tail-anchored proteins factor 1-like isoform X2 encodes the protein MFLLILVLILLSKQIYPVCDTELNIRSQIKDLKTEQDGVQMVDEFARHAKIQRKIDKLLTQVKQQTSDRNNKCTMVGFAVQIGIYVLHALVMISLMISYRQEPLLQFQPEWFYPLQKIVAFPTGVSGGLGIGCWVLVCNSVIYRIKMFIE
- the LOC143048710 gene encoding guided entry of tail-anchored proteins factor 1-like isoform X1, with the protein product MFLLILVLILVIFFNILSNFTQIITKQLSKQIYPVCDTELNIRSQIKDLKTEQDGVQMVDEFARHAKIQRKIDKLLTQVKQQTSDRNNKCTMVGFAVQIGIYVLHALVMISLMISYRQEPLLQFQPEWFYPLQKIVAFPTGVSGGLGIGCWVLVCNSVIYRIKMFIE